A window from Streptomyces sp. NBC_00335 encodes these proteins:
- a CDS encoding GTP-binding protein yields MDFASSNGGAAPARSTTSAKIVVAGGFGVGKTTFVGAVSEINPLRTEAVMTSASAGIDDLTHTGDKTTTTVAMDFGRITLDQDLILYLFGTPGQDRFWFMWDDLVRGAIGAIVLVDTRRLADCFPAVDYFENSGLPFVVALNGFEGHQPYTPEEVREALQIGPDAPIITTDARHRADAKSALITLVEHALMARLK; encoded by the coding sequence GTGGACTTCGCAAGCTCTAATGGTGGAGCGGCTCCTGCTCGCTCCACCACCTCCGCGAAGATCGTGGTGGCGGGTGGCTTCGGCGTGGGCAAGACCACGTTCGTCGGCGCCGTCTCCGAGATCAATCCGCTGCGCACCGAGGCCGTGATGACGTCCGCGAGTGCGGGCATCGACGACCTGACCCACACCGGGGACAAGACGACCACCACGGTCGCCATGGACTTCGGCCGCATCACCCTGGACCAGGACCTGATCCTGTACCTCTTCGGTACCCCCGGTCAGGACCGCTTCTGGTTCATGTGGGACGACCTCGTGCGCGGCGCCATCGGGGCGATCGTCCTGGTCGACACGCGGCGCCTGGCCGACTGCTTCCCGGCCGTCGACTACTTCGAGAACAGCGGCCTGCCGTTCGTCGTGGCGCTCAACGGCTTCGAGGGGCACCAGCCCTACACCCCGGAGGAAGTCCGCGAGGCCCTGCAGATCGGCCCGGACGCCCCCATCATCACCACCGACGCCCGCCACCGCGCGGACGCCAAGAGCGCGCTCATCACGCTCGTCGAGCACGCCCTGATGGCGCGGCTCAAGTAG
- a CDS encoding DUF742 domain-containing protein gives MTPPPAYSDQYGDSYSEGDQPLVRPYAMTGGRTRPRYQLAIEALVSTTADPMHLSGLLPEHQRICTLCREVKSVAEVSALLNMPLGVARILVADLAEAGMVAIHQPGNGEAGGTPDVTLLERVLSGLRKL, from the coding sequence ATGACCCCGCCCCCCGCCTATTCCGATCAGTACGGAGATTCGTACTCGGAAGGCGACCAGCCGCTGGTTCGTCCGTATGCGATGACCGGTGGCCGGACCCGACCGCGCTACCAGCTCGCCATCGAGGCCCTGGTCAGCACCACGGCCGATCCGATGCACCTGTCCGGGCTGCTCCCGGAACACCAGCGCATCTGCACCCTGTGCCGTGAGGTCAAGTCGGTCGCGGAGGTCTCCGCGCTGCTGAACATGCCGCTCGGTGTCGCCCGGATCCTCGTCGCCGACCTGGCGGAGGCCGGCATGGTGGCCATCCACCAGCCGGGCAATGGAGAGGCCGGCGGAACGCCGGATGTAACGCTGCTCGAGAGGGTTCTCAGTGGACTTCGCAAGCTCTAA
- a CDS encoding roadblock/LC7 domain-containing protein, whose amino-acid sequence MSQAAQNLNWLITNFVDNTPGVSHTVVVSADGLLLAMSEGFPRDRADQLAAVASGLTSLTAGASRIFEGGAVNQTVVEMDRGFLFLMSVSDGSSLAVLAHPECDIGLVGYEMALLVDRAGSVLTPDLRAELQGSLLI is encoded by the coding sequence ATGAGCCAGGCGGCACAGAACCTGAACTGGTTGATCACGAACTTCGTGGACAACACCCCCGGTGTGTCCCACACCGTGGTGGTCTCCGCCGACGGCCTCCTTCTGGCAATGTCCGAAGGCTTCCCCCGCGACCGGGCCGACCAGCTCGCCGCGGTGGCCTCCGGGCTGACCTCCCTCACCGCGGGCGCGTCCCGCATCTTCGAGGGTGGCGCCGTCAACCAGACGGTGGTGGAGATGGACCGCGGATTCCTCTTCCTGATGTCCGTCTCCGACGGATCCTCGCTGGCCGTACTGGCGCACCCCGAGTGCGACATCGGCCTGGTGGGGTACGAGATGGCCCTCCTCGTAGACCGCGCCGGCAGTGTCCTCACCCCGGACCTGCGCGCGGAACTGCAGGGAAGCCTGCTCATCTGA